The Methanocaldococcus infernus ME region AGTCAGGCTTGAATCTCTTAAGTATATTTTTAGCATCTTCCCTTATCTTCTTTAACCCTCTCTCAGTTGATAAGTTGGCTATATTGACACAATCAAAATATTTATTTAAAACTATCAATGGGTGAGTAAATAAATAAGCTGTCTCTTTTTTGGCATTCAATACACAAGCTATTTTTTTAGCATCCCTTAGCACTTCCAAAGCTTCCTTTAAATCATCATCATAGCTTGGCTTTATATACTCTCTCTTAGCCATCCCTCTCTTCTTCTCCACTTCAGTAGCCTTCTTTAGTAAAAACTTTTGCCTCTCAAATTCTTCCTCATCTATTAAGCCAAGCTTTAAAGCTGATTCCATAACCTTTATAGCTCCTATAGTGTTGTCACCTAAACCACTATGGACTTCAACAGGAACTATAGTAGTGTTCCTATAATTTACATAGTCCCATAAATTCTCTCCTATAATCATACTTGCACAAGTTCCAACCAGGCCAATAAATTTATAACCTTTGTCAATAACATAATCTAAAGTTCTCTCTAAGTTCTCTTTACCTCCAAAGATTATAGAATCTTCATTAAGGCTTGTTGTAAAAACCCT contains the following coding sequences:
- the cfbD gene encoding Ni-sirohydrochlorin a,c-diamide reductive cyclase catalytic subunit; amino-acid sequence: MFFHPRPSPIAAAMYQLRDLGVEAIILHGPSGCCFRTARLLEMDNVRVFTTSLNEDSIIFGGKENLERTLDYVIDKGYKFIGLVGTCASMIIGENLWDYVNYRNTTIVPVEVHSGLGDNTIGAIKVMESALKLGLIDEEEFERQKFLLKKATEVEKKRGMAKREYIKPSYDDDLKEALEVLRDAKKIACVLNAKKETAYLFTHPLIVLNKYFDCVNIANLSTERGLKKIREDAKNILKRFKPDYITGSLDEYPIAGEKAVKILKELDVDVIVVSGVPHALPVEELGKDVIKIAISDGPRTYYPIKELYDYAVIELDAHAKVLGKRDIVRSRFGESLELFIG